One genomic segment of Aminivibrio sp. includes these proteins:
- a CDS encoding histidine kinase, protein MRRHLLLIITFAILLPALAVLLVSGFGLMQHEWAMKSVARSYVQDMAENVASRLGGIETRKWGSELTSIEIRRFRVFTWGPSLPGWVAVVSADGRILFSSPGADNLAAIWRPSIPIGRAVEIRDSEGNLYTIAVNPVSGGDRYVIAAVAWDQLLGPLVRVGRLWPILILLMGVGILLALWALWKWLIVPLKDLVEEIETLRWGKDLPALPDPVAVSEIGSLRTVLYRLARTAVERTLLQNRYVNDIVRVQEGEKSRIARELHDGPIQNITAMIQQIRLSRMAGDGQEMDRHLAIAEETAHVVVRELREMCDELSPPWIDLGLEQAMTELANRLARHYNISISMDVDDSVELGRERLLSLFRIFQEGVSNAVRHGQATEMRAEVFRKDGAVVFEFQDNGKGFEPDMNYETLRVEGHRGLANMLERMMLVGGRLEVVSGRGKGTLVRCVMPDLPEAAAV, encoded by the coding sequence ATGAGGCGGCACCTCCTCCTGATCATAACCTTCGCGATCCTTTTGCCCGCTCTCGCGGTGCTCCTGGTCTCAGGTTTCGGCCTGATGCAGCACGAATGGGCCATGAAATCCGTGGCCCGTTCCTACGTGCAGGACATGGCGGAAAACGTGGCTTCGAGGCTCGGAGGCATCGAGACCAGAAAATGGGGGAGCGAACTCACGTCAATCGAAATTCGGAGATTCAGGGTCTTTACCTGGGGCCCTTCGCTCCCCGGCTGGGTGGCCGTGGTGTCGGCAGACGGAAGAATTCTTTTTTCATCGCCCGGAGCTGATAATCTTGCAGCAATCTGGCGGCCGTCCATCCCCATCGGCCGGGCAGTAGAGATAAGAGACAGCGAGGGAAACCTCTATACCATCGCGGTGAACCCTGTGAGCGGGGGAGACCGGTATGTCATAGCCGCAGTCGCCTGGGACCAGCTTCTTGGCCCTCTGGTGCGGGTGGGGCGACTCTGGCCCATTTTGATTCTTCTTATGGGCGTAGGTATTCTCCTCGCCCTTTGGGCCCTCTGGAAATGGCTCATCGTTCCTCTCAAGGACCTCGTTGAGGAGATCGAAACCCTCCGGTGGGGAAAAGACCTGCCCGCTCTTCCTGATCCTGTGGCGGTAAGCGAGATCGGAAGTCTGAGAACGGTTCTTTACAGGCTTGCAAGAACCGCCGTGGAGCGGACTCTCCTGCAGAACAGGTACGTGAATGACATCGTCCGGGTCCAGGAGGGGGAAAAATCCCGCATAGCCAGGGAACTTCACGACGGTCCCATCCAGAACATCACCGCCATGATCCAGCAGATCCGCCTGTCCCGAATGGCCGGGGACGGCCAGGAAATGGACAGGCATCTCGCAATAGCTGAAGAAACTGCCCATGTTGTTGTACGAGAACTGAGGGAAATGTGCGATGAACTCTCCCCTCCGTGGATCGACCTCGGTCTTGAGCAGGCCATGACTGAGCTGGCCAACCGCCTGGCCCGGCATTACAATATTTCCATCTCTATGGATGTGGACGACTCGGTGGAACTTGGAAGGGAACGGCTGCTTTCCCTGTTCAGGATCTTTCAGGAGGGGGTTTCCAATGCTGTTCGGCATGGGCAGGCAACGGAGATGCGGGCGGAGGTTTTCCGGAAGGACGGAGCTGTTGTCTTCGAGTTCCAGGACAACGGAAAGGGATTTGAACCCGACATGAATTATGAAACGCTGCGGGTGGAAGGACACAGAGGGCTCGCCAATATGCTTGAACGCATGATGCTCGTGGGAGGCAGGCTAGAAGTGGTATCAGGGCGCGGGAAAGGGACCCTGGTGCGGTGCGTCATGCCTGATTTGCCGGAAGCGGCGGCGGTGTGA